The following coding sequences are from one Triticum dicoccoides isolate Atlit2015 ecotype Zavitan chromosome 4A, WEW_v2.0, whole genome shotgun sequence window:
- the LOC119285154 gene encoding protein CHAPERONE-LIKE PROTEIN OF POR1, chloroplastic-like — MLAHGLASNPLRATRSPLTPRASSAPLGLVSSLGFNRGRKENVKLFINVDRYTKYNAPSITQRCSRISPLASASFGDMADSSTPIFPRIHVKDPYQRLGISKEASEEEIRAARNFLISKYAEHKPSVDAIESAHDKIIMQSFFDRKKPKVDLKKKFRELSQSRPVKAVQGRFYTPSNKFIWKTAITFVLLGVLTLVFPTEEGPTLQVLISCAANIYFLYQRLKSGWKSFFYGFGSFFASWFLATFLMVSVIPPILPGPRNLEVSTACVAYAFLFVSSTFLK; from the exons ATGTTGGCGCATGGTCTAGCAAGCAATCCCTTGAGGGCTACTCGATCTCCACTTACCCCGAGGGCGTCAAGTGCACCGCTGGGACTTGTCTCTTCATTGGGATTCAACAGGGGGCGTAAGGAAAATGTAAAACTTTTTATCAATGTTGATAG ATACACAAAATATAATGCTCCCTCCATTACACAGCGATGTTCCAGAATATCACCACTTGCATCTGCATCCTTTGGTGACATGGCGGACTCTTCAACTC CCATTTTTCCTAGAATCCATGTGAAGGATCCGTATCAACGACTTGGAATCAGCAAGGAAGCATCTGAAGAAGAAATTCGAGCTGCCAGGAACTTTCTCATAAGCAAGTATGCAGAGCATAAGCCAAGTGTTGATGCAATTGAGTCTGCGCATGACAAAATCATCATGCAGAGTTTCTTTGATAGAAAAAAACCGAAAGTGGATCTCAAGAAAAAATTTAGGGAACTTAGTCAGTCACGTCCAGTCAAGGCTGTTCAGGGCAGATTTTACACGCCATCTAACAAATTTATTTGGAAGACAGCGATTACTTTTGTCTTGCTTGGAGTCCTTACCCTTGTTTTCCCTACTGAAGAAGGTCCAACTCTCCAGGTCTTAATCTCTTGTGCGGCAAATATCTATTTCCTTTATCAGCGGCTTAAAAGTGGATGGAAATCATTCTTTTATGG GTTCGGCTCCTTCTTTGCTTCCTGGTTTCTTGCCACATTCTTGATGGTATCAGTAATTCCGCCTATATTGCCTGGTCCAAGAAACTTGGAAGTGAGCACGGCGTGTGTTGCTTACGCTTTCCTTTTTGTATCATCAACCTTCCTGAAGTAG